In the genome of Vigna radiata var. radiata cultivar VC1973A unplaced genomic scaffold, Vradiata_ver6 scaffold_475, whole genome shotgun sequence, one region contains:
- the LOC106754789 gene encoding bidirectional sugar transporter SWEET2-like gives MSLFAVFSICTVAKDAAGVAGNLFAFGLFVSPIPTFRRIIRNGSTEMFSGLPYIYSLLNCLICMWYGTPLISADNLLVTTVNSIGAVFQFVYIIIFLMYVEKSKKVRMIVLLVAVLGVFAIILVGSLEIDDIQMRRFFVGFLSCASLISMFASPLFIIKLVIQTKSVEFMPFYLSLSTFLMSTSFFLYGLFNDDAFIYAPNGIGTVLGVTQLILYFYYENKSRDSSREPLIVSYV, from the exons ATGTCTCTGTTTGCTGTTTTTTCCATTTGTACAGTTGCCAAGGATGCAGCTGGGGTTGCAG GGAATTTGTTTGCTTTTGGGTTGTTTGTGTCTCCCAT ACCCACATTTAGGAGAATTATCAGAAATGGGTCGACGGAGATGTTCTCAGGGTTGCCATATATTTATTCGCTCTTGAACTGCTTGATCTGCATGTGGTATGGCACACCTCTGATATCTGCTGATAATTTGTTGGTTACAACTGTTAACTCAATTGGAGCAGTCTTTCAGTTtgtgtatataattattttcctgATGTATGTTGAGAAATCAAAGAAG GTGAGAATGATTGTATTATTGGTGGCAGTTCTTGGAGTATTTGCAATCATATTAGTTGGAAGCTTGGAAATAGATGACATTCAAATGCGTCGGTTCTTTGTGGGATTTTTGAGCTGTGCGTCTCTCATTTCGATGTTTGCCTCTCCATTGTTTATaatt AAATTGGTCATTCAGACAAAGAGTGTTGAATTCATGCCATTTTATCTTTCACTTTCCACCTTCCTAATGAGcacctctttctttctttatggaTTGTTCAACGATGATGCCTTCATTTAT GCGCCAAATGGGATAGGAACTGTTTTGGGAGTGACACAGTTGATACTATACTTCTACTACGAGAATAAATCCAGAGACAGCTCCAGAGAACCTCTGATAGTGTCATATGTATGA